A part of Catharus ustulatus isolate bCatUst1 chromosome 8, bCatUst1.pri.v2, whole genome shotgun sequence genomic DNA contains:
- the CUZD1 gene encoding CUB and zona pellucida-like domain-containing protein 1, which yields MAAIRILSWMVMIILHMQDAGWGITVPPTTDPAVPRWSQMFPWWSWTTPGYFSCGGLLQALSGSIQSPGYPSSYPNNAHCVWRIRLRDPARRIELQFTDVELEGNGCSYDAIEVYDGGSPEAWRLGLVCRKDHRVFTSSGNQLTVLFRSDGSVTSRGFHAFYSSFLDFNSTVAPTAFDWTTTLSSTSEDYSCGGSLSFSSGTIQSPFYPRNYPNNANCVWEIQVKSNFLVTLVFTDIQMEGGRCLSDYVEIYDGPLHSSPLLGKICSGYYHSYTSSSNLLTVRFHSNSRFTYRGFQANYYSTPADDSTTLLCLPDYMHVVVSRYFLQSHGYSAWNLTLNDPFCTPNITSNYVVFDISYTRCGTVREENNDTIMYSNIIRGSSSGTLITTNRNLLLHVNCKMLHNTWAKTMYIADDNFEVNETQYERYDVNLTFYDSSSFSRPVYDSPYHVSINQNLYLEASLHNSDPSLELFLDTCVASPTHQNFTTRSYAIIQNGCAKDPTYSSYYSPYRHKLRFKFNAFQFVRSNPEIYLQCELVVCRSFDYSSRCHQGCVQRYKREANSDEESVIVVAGPIQLWKPGSEIGNEYGYGSE from the exons ATGGCTGCCATCAGAATCTTGTCCTGGATGGTGATGATAATCCTCCACATGCAGGATGCAG GCTGGGGAATAACAGTGCCTCCAACAACAG atccagctgtccccagatgGTCCCAGATGTTCCCCTGGTGGTCATGGACTACACCAG GGTACTTCTCCTGTGGTGGTTTACTTCAGGCATTGTCTGGCTCCATCCAGAGCCCGGGATACCCCAGCTCCTACCCCAACAACGCCCACTGCGTGTGGCGCATCCGGCTGCGGGACCCGGCCCGCAGGATCGAGCTGCAGTTTACGGACGTGGA gctggaagggaacGGCTGCTCCTACGATGCCATCGAGGTGTACGACGGAGGGTCCCCCGAGGCCTGGCGCCTCGGCCTGGTTTGCAGGAAGGACCATCGTGTCTTCACCTCCTCCGGGAACCAGCTCACCGTCCTGTTCCGCAGTGATGGCAGCGTCACCAGCAGAGGCTTCCACGCCTTCTACTCTTCATTTCTTGACTTCAATAGCACTGTGG ctcccactgcttTCGACTGGACAACCACTCTCTCATCAACCTCAG aagatTATTCTTGTGGTGGCTCACTTTCCTTTTCATCTGGTACCATACAGAGTCCTTTTTACCCCAGAAATTATCCAAACAATGCCAACTGCGTGTGGGAAATACAAGTGAAGAGCAACTTCCTTGTCACACTTGTATTTACAGATATTCA GATGGAAGGTGGCAGATGCCTCTCTGACTATGTGGAAATCTATGATGGgcccctgcacagctctccccTGCTTGGGAAGATTTGTTCTGGTTATTACCACTCGTACACATCGTCCTCCAACCTGCTGACCGTCCGCTTTCACAGTAACTCCCGATTCACATACAGAGGGTTTCAGGCCAATTATTATTCCACTCCAGCTGATGACAGCACCA cactgctgtgtttgccaGACTACATGCACGTGGTTGTGAGCAGATACTTCCTTCAGTCCCACGGTTACTCTGCTTGGAACCTCACCCTGAACGACCCCTTTTGCACACCCAACATTACATCAAATTATGTGGTATTTGATATTTCATACACCCGCTGTGGCACTGTCAGAGAG GAAAACAACGACACAATCATGTATTCCAACATTATTAGAGGGTCCTCTTCTGGCACATTAATCACAACAAATAGAAATCTTCTCTTGCATGTCAACTGCAAGATGCTCCACAACACGTGGGCAAAAACGATGTACATCGCGGATGACAATTTTGAAGTCAATGAGACCCAATATGAGAGATACGACGTAAATCTCACATTTTATGACTCTTCAAGCTTCTCACGACCAGTGTATGACTCACCCTACCATGTCAGCATTAACCAGAATTTGTACCTGGAAGCTTCCCTGCACAACTCTGATCCATCGCTGGAGTTGTTTCTGGACACTTGTGTGGCATCTCCCACTCACCAGAATTTTACAACAAGATCCTATGCTATAATCCAGAATGG gtGTGCTAAAGATCCTACCTATTCTTCGTATTACTCACCCTACAGACACAAGCTCCGGTTTAAATTCAATGCCTTCCAGTTTGTCCGCAGTAACCCAGAGATTTACCTGCAGTGTGAGCTGGTGGTGTGCAGGTCCTTTGACTATTCTTCCAGATGCCACCAAGGCTGTGTTCAAAGGTACAAGAGAGAGGCAAACTCTGATGAAGAAAGTGTGATTGTTGTTGCTGGTCCAATACAGCTCTGGAAACCTGGTTCTGAGATTGGGAATGAATATGGATACGGATCTGAATAA